A genomic segment from Nematostella vectensis chromosome 6, jaNemVect1.1, whole genome shotgun sequence encodes:
- the LOC125567910 gene encoding putative protein TPRXL, which yields MGFSTEVWAIRVIISFNIKGHLPFLDFKAWLGRGSGLRSGLRSSLRSGLRSGLRPGLRSGLRPGLRSSLRSGLRPGLRPGLRPGLRPGYPSSSSSRQISSRYPSSSSSRQISSRYPSSSSSRQISSRYPSSSSSRQISSRYPSSSSSRQISSRYPSSSSSRQISSRYPSSSSSRQISSRYPSSSSSRQISSRYPSSSSSRQISSRYPSSSSSRQISSRYPSSSSSRQISSRYPSSSSSRQISSRYPSSSSSRQISSRYPSSSSSRQISSRYPSSSSSRQISSRYPSSSSSRQISSRYPSSSSSRQDSESIIPVVSSSSGSQSTSSVADGS from the exons ATGGGGTTTTCGACTGAAGTATGGGCTATTCGTGTTATCATTTCCTTCAACATCAAAGGTCATTTGCCCTTCCTTGACTTTAAGGCTTGGCTTGGACGCGG GTCTGGTCTTAGGTCTGGTCTTAGGTCTAGTCTTAGGTCTGGTCTTAGGTCTGGTCTTAGGCCTGGTCTTAGGTCTGGTCTTAGGCCTGGTCTTAGGTCTAGTCTTAGGTCTGGTCTTAGGCCTGGTCTTAGGCCTGGTCTTAGGCCTGGTCTTAGGCCTGGTTACCCGTCCTCTTCGTCTTCCCGTCAGATATCGTCTCGTTACCCGTCCTCTTCGTCTTCCCGTCAGATATCGTCTCGTTACCCGTCCTCTTCGTCTTCCCGTCAGATATCGTCTCGTTACCCGTCCTCTTCGTCTTCCCGTCAAATATCGTCTCGTTATCCGTCCTCTTCGTCTTCCCGTCAGATATCGTCTCGTTACCCGTCCTCTTCGTCTTCCCGTCAGATATCGTCTCGTTACCCGTCCTCTTCGTCTTCCCGTCAAATATCGTCTCGTTACCCGTCCTCTTCGTCTTCCCGTCAGATATCGTCTCGTTACCCGTCCTCTTCGTCTTCCCGTCAGATATCGTCTCGTTACCCGTCCTCTTCGTCTTCCCGTCAAATATCGTCTCGTTACCCGTCCTCTTCGTCTTCCCGTCAGATATCGTCTCGTTACCCGTCCTCTTCGTCTTCCCGTCAAATATCGTCTCGTTACCCGTCCTCTTCGTCTTCCCGTCAGATATCGTCTCGTTACCCGTCCTCTTCGTCTTCCCGTCAGATATCGTCTCGTTACCCGTCCTCTTCGTCTTCCCGTCAGATATCGTCTCGTTACCCGTCCTCTTCGTCTTCCCGTCAGATATCGTCTCGTTACCCGTCCTCTTCGTCTTCCCGTCAGGATTCGGAATCGATTATACCCGTAGTTTCCTCGTCTTCGGGAAGTCAATCCACCTCTTCGGTAGCCGACGGAAGTTGA
- the LOC5521513 gene encoding rab9 effector protein with kelch motifs produces MEVHPILDRGDSPKHNLWYAVSPEGVGPSVRVGSTAIYKPISASNGHSSAGQVMVVGGANPDGSFADLFILDLETFKWDSPKCPGLLARYEHSAFIPKSHPERFVVFGGAQQDQNLNDVQVIDTDKYECSGPSVTGPTPSPRTCHGMAAVGDKLFVFGGGHKGADPVDDNQMHVYNAETDSWSQLTTSGEQPCCRHGHIMVAIGTSIFLHGGMAGSDMFDDLFQFNTENNSWTKLNPTGDVPPSRTAHAAVAIGHRLYLFGGMNGLGMALDDFYVLETETCKWSRIRSDGLPPNPRLDHAMCTILLPKITEEAPSSTPSENNESPPSQLLFVFGGMDTQGNIFNDCFFFSP; encoded by the exons ATGGAAGTACATCCGATCCTAGATCGAGGCGACAGCCCTAAACATAACTTGTGGTATGCCGTATCACCTGAGGGTGTGGGGCCTAGTGTGAGAGTCGGTAGCACAGCCATTTACAAGCCTATATCTGCGTCCAACGGACACTCGAGCGCTGGACAAGTCATGGTTGTAGGGGGCGCAAACCCGGACGGATCGTTTGCAGATTTATTTATACTTGATCTAG AGACTTTCAAATGGGATAGTCCAAAGTGTCCTGGGTTGCTGGCCAGATATGAACACTCAGCATTTATTCCCAAGTCTCACCCTGAGAGGTTTGTGGTGTTTGGTGGGGCTCAGCAGGACCAGAATCTCAATGATGTGCAGGTTATTGACACAG ATAAATATGAGTGTTCCGGGCCATCAGTAACAGGCCCCACCCCGAGTCCTCGTACATGTCATGGCATGGCTGCTGTTGGGGACAAGCTGTTTGTGTTTGGTGGAGGCCACAAGGGGGCTGACCCTGTTGACGACAATCAAATGCATGTGTATAATGCAG aGACAGACAGTTGGTCACAGCTTACCACCAGTGGTGAGCAACCATGCTGTCGCCATGGACACATCATGGTTGCCATAGGAACTAGCATATTTTTGCATGGCGGAATGGCAGGAAGTGATATGTTTGATGATCTTTTCCAGTTTAACACAG AAAATAACAGTTggactaagctaaaccccacTGGAGATGTACCCCCTTCCCGCACAGCTCATGCTGCTGTTGCTATTGGCCACCGGCTCTACTTGTTTGGTGGTATGAATGGTTTAGGCATGGCACTGGATGACTTTTATGTCTTAGAAACAG AAACTTGTAAATGGAGTAGAATTCGAAGTGATGGGCTTCCACCTAACCCCCGACTAGATCATGCAATGTGTACGATCTTGCTACCCAAAATAACAG AGGAAGCACCAAGTTCCACGCCCAGCGAGAACAACGAGAGTCCGCCATCACAGCTTCTGTTCGTATTCGGAGGGATGGATACACAAGGCAATATTTTTAATGACTGCTTCTTCTTTTCACCTTAA
- the LOC125568069 gene encoding uncharacterized protein LOC125568069 — translation MYRKLRRRHIFLFLLVVSLIIFVIRPLGLSWKWTVPKVRYELEETVISSRVLVIGMDFRTAGLRTLRHFHYVLLLPHALERAKLLSTMEGLSDRDRESLVKMARFLHMSFDHNAVSCLAKPVLPQYPPVRLRGYAYSDERPCNYEVKNMTILIGDKTETTSKQTVDGSQDLVYKECNIADGAIMIRRETLYKIGLDNSYGETTMLDLYLRARGRLKIAGLMECSMSSELSRLDRGMANGNATFLDYVTLGAAHNVTRIVRDNSITWVKCSLTPSLCPERPLAPLSDRVLPVCCSRLLDRLLVDTVSGLGQVGVDYRIEYGTLLGGVRSGAIIPWTKDIDIGLRERDYFNDKVFYKLQRLMKPKGYLLPIIKGQRRVIPLFPPFVPMKMNPFDEQYQFRLFNSDVIAAMKKLLPLKAIWTNLGYGDFYIAKEERFRSLAAVTINGNIYSTFTNANKALAQWYGQQFMSPKMRISAPNEINIVEARKKRRARAKKARKAHRKRKTRRKKRRRDTNRN, via the coding sequence ATGTACCGAAAGCTGCGAAGGAGACACATCTTCCTATTTCTTCTCGTCGTCTCTCTGATTATCTTCGTTATTCGTCCTTTAGGATTGTCATGGAAATGGACTGTTCCCAAAGTTCGTTATGAGCTTGAGGAGACTGTTATTTCAAGCCGAGTTCTAGTCATTGGAATGGACTTTCGTACCGCTGGATTGAGAACTTTAAGGCATTTCCATTATGTTCTTTTACTTCCTCACGCGCTTGAACGAGCGAAGTTGTTATCGACCATGGAAGGATTAAGCGATAGAGATCGTGAATCCTTGGTCAAAATGGCGAGATTCCTTCATATGTCGTTCGATCATAACGCAGTTTCCTGTCTCGCGAAGCCTGTGTTGCCGCAGTATCCACCGGTACGATTAAGGGGTTACGCATACTCGGATGAGAGACCTTGTAACTACGAGGTTAAGAACATGACAATACTAATAGGCGATAAAACTGAGACAACCTCAAAACAAACAGTGGACGGGTCGCAAGATTTGGTCTATAAAGAGTGTAATATCGCCGATGGCGCTATAATGATTCGTAGGGAAACATTGTATAAGATCGGGTTGGACAATTCTTATGGAGAAACTACCATGCTAGATTTGTATCTACGCGCAAGAGGCCGGTTAAAGATAGCTGGGTTAATGGAGTGTTCGATGAGTTCAGAATTATCTCGTCTTGATAGAggaatggcaaatggtaacGCAACGTTTCTAGATTACGTGACGCTCGGCGCTGCTCATAACGTGACACGCATCGTGCGTGACAACAGCATTACGTGGGTGAAGTGTTCATTGACTCCATCTCTTTGTCCAGAGCGACCACTAGCTCCACTTTCGGACAGGGTTCTCCCTGTTTGCTGTAGTAGGCTACTGGACAGGCTACTTGTGGACACGGTGTCTGGACTGGGGCAAGTAGGAGTGGACTATAGGATAGAGTATGGAACTCTTCTGGGTGGGGTCAGAAGCGGGGCTATCATCCCCTGGACCAAGGACATAGACATCGGCTTGCGAGAGAGGGATTACTTCAATGATAAAGTATTCTACAAACTTCAGCGTCTTATGAAGCCGAAAGGATATCTTTTGCCTATTATTAAGGGCCAGCGTCGTGTCATCCCGTTATTTCCGCCTTTCGTTCCAATGAAAATGAACCCATTTGATGAGCAATATCAGTTTAGACTCTTTAACTCTGATGTAATAGCAGCAATGAAGAAGCTTTTGCCTCTTAAAGCCATATGGACTAATCTTGGTTATGGGGACTTTTATATAGCTAAGGAGGAACGTTTTCGTAGCTTAGCGGCGGTTACTATAAATGGTAACATTTATTCAACCTTCACTAATGCAAACAAAGCGCTAGCGCAATGGTATGGTCAGCAGTTTATGTCACCGAAAATGCGTATCAGTGCGCCGAATGAGATTAACATTGTAGAAGCTAGGAAGAAAAGGAGAGCAAGAGCAAAGAAAGCAAGAAAAGCACACAGAAAACGAAAAacgcgaagaaaaaagaggaGACGCGACACTAACAGAAATTGA
- the LOC5521397 gene encoding E3 ubiquitin-protein ligase TM129 has protein sequence MAALAFELYFTLAYGLVAMCFFAPPKEFVSAGLTIQNILSSYLGSEDMDFVGYHLRRTASTVLVHSCLPLGYYIGLGMISKKLNMFEPGRADIMINMCLLLCVGIAVYGVALVRYWSWDRWSHHPLCKVLASHGGPWRAVASSINIEFRRITKFTSIIGATKLFITDSWIVKCTAYKVHVAHKPDVHLSIIASEDHDISPENSVSLQFLNILVESINPTVEPFVIRLLSTDYGDLKDRLQAPIRNARNVIIHQSLSDRFLDAFRSLVEQNERFHLGDAEEPEPCIGCMQQQADIKLHKLCDDEGSSGDCVSCYCRPMWCLDCMGKWFASRQDQQKPETWLSSTCPCPTCRSVFCMLDVCKIDR, from the exons atggcggctctCGCTTTCGAGTTGTATTTCACTCTCGCGTATGGACTTGTAGCGATGTGTTTTTTCGCCCCTCCAAAGGAGTTCGTCAGTGCAGGGCTCACTATACAGAACATTTTGTCTAGCTACCTGGGTAGCGAAGATATGGATTTCGTGGGATACCACCTTAGAAGAACTGCGTCAACCGTCTTGGTGCATTCATGTCTTCCACTTG GCTATTATATTGGACTGGGGATGATATCAAAGAAGCTTAATATGTTTGAACCTGGCCGTGCTGATATCATGATTAACATGTGTTTGTTACTGTGTGTTGGTATTGCCGTGTACGGAGTGGCTTTAGTCAGATATTGGTCTTGGGACAGGTG GTCACACCATCCCCTGTGTAAAGTTCTAGCAAGTCATGGGGGGCCTTGGAGGGCAGTAGCATCTTCAATAAACATCGAGTTCCGTAGAATCACCAAATTCACTTCCATTATTGGGGCAACCAAATTGTTCATCACAGACTCATGGATAGTCAAATGCACAGCTTATAAAGTACATGTCGCACACAAGCCTGATGtacacctgtcaatcatagccTCTGAAGACCATGATATTTCACCTGAGAACTCAGTGTCTCTTCAGTTTTTGAACATTCTAGTTGAGAGCATCAATCCTACCGTTGAGCCTTTTGTGATCAGATTGTTGTCAACAGATTACGGCGATCTGAAAGACAGGCTGCAAGCACCTATCAGGAATGCAAGGAATGTCATCATTCACCAGTCACTAAGTGATCGCTTCCTGGATGCATTCAGGAGTCTTGTGGAGCAGAATGAGAGATTCCACTTGGGGGATGCTGAG GAACCAGAGCCTTGTATTGGCTGCATGCAGCAGCAAGCTGATATCAAGCTCCACAAGCTTTGTGATGATGAGGGGTCATCAGGTGACTGTGTTTCGTGCTACTGTAGGCCAATGTGGTGTCTGGACTGCATGGGGAAATGGTTTGCGAGTCGCCAAGACCAGCAAAAGCCAGAAACCTGGCTGTCCAGTACATGTCCCTGCCCAACATGCCGATCGGTCTTCTGTATGCTggatgtgtgtaaaattgacagataa